A single window of Rhizobium sp. SL42 DNA harbors:
- a CDS encoding ABC transporter permease — translation MTDAAIATTLATRPKSGNFWLLLWRQFRAHPGGVAGLIVFAFIVIAVYVGPLIHTIDPNKIDIKAKNQGPSLAHPFGTDNLGHDMLAQVMAGGQISLAVGMTAMSLALLVGTLVGVLSGYSKKLDGPLMRITDLFLALPLLPLLLVIIMLFRDTLRAAFGPETGIFILIVFVIGITSWMHTARIVRGDVLAVKSQEYILAAKSSGMREYRVILKHILPNVMSSIMVSATLGIASAIITESALSFLGLGFPSDFPTWGRLLFDGANFLQINPSRVLWPGLAISLTVLSVNYIGDAIRDALDPRALKH, via the coding sequence ATGACTGATGCGGCCATTGCCACGACCCTTGCCACACGGCCGAAGAGCGGCAATTTCTGGCTCCTGCTCTGGCGCCAGTTCCGCGCCCATCCGGGCGGCGTCGCCGGCCTGATCGTCTTTGCCTTCATCGTGATTGCGGTCTATGTCGGCCCGCTGATCCACACGATCGACCCGAACAAGATCGACATCAAGGCGAAGAACCAGGGCCCGTCGCTCGCCCATCCCTTCGGCACCGACAATCTCGGCCACGACATGCTGGCCCAGGTCATGGCCGGCGGGCAGATCTCGCTCGCCGTCGGCATGACTGCCATGTCGCTGGCGCTCCTGGTCGGAACGCTGGTCGGCGTGCTCTCGGGTTACTCGAAGAAGCTCGACGGCCCGCTGATGCGTATCACCGACCTCTTCCTCGCCTTGCCGCTGCTGCCGCTGCTGCTGGTGATCATCATGCTGTTCCGCGACACGCTGCGCGCCGCCTTCGGCCCGGAAACCGGCATCTTCATCCTGATCGTCTTCGTCATCGGCATCACCAGCTGGATGCACACCGCCCGCATCGTGCGCGGCGACGTGCTGGCGGTGAAAAGCCAGGAATACATCCTGGCGGCCAAGTCGAGCGGCATGCGCGAATACCGGGTGATCCTCAAGCACATCCTGCCCAACGTCATGTCCTCGATCATGGTCTCGGCGACGCTCGGCATCGCCTCGGCGATCATCACCGAATCGGCCCTCTCCTTCCTCGGCCTCGGCTTTCCCTCCGATTTCCCGACCTGGGGCCGCCTGCTGTTCGACGGCGCCAACTTCCTGCAGATCAACCCGTCGCGGGTTCTCTGGCCGGGCCTGGCGATCTCGCTGACGGTCTTGAGCGTGAATTATATCGGCGACGCGATCCGGGATGCGCTGGATCCTCGGGCGCTGAAGCATTGA
- a CDS encoding exopolysaccharide biosynthesis protein → MIEADGGTAENPAGNPLPGNENRKRGRRLSKILSDIALDVERSRVSVADLFTAMGDRAFGALLLIFALPNVVPTPPGTSAITGAPLVFLAAQLMLGQSPWLPKIIANRSMAREDFAAIVLRISPWLARGERMLRPRLTFLVYPPVEYVTGLLCLILAIILALPVPLGNILPAVAICLFSFGILERDGLCILFGLLTFVLSLVVVAGVLFAIVKGFILLVSATFF, encoded by the coding sequence ATGATTGAAGCGGATGGTGGGACTGCCGAAAATCCGGCAGGCAATCCCTTGCCGGGCAACGAGAACCGCAAGCGTGGACGGCGTCTCTCCAAAATCCTTTCCGATATCGCGCTCGATGTCGAACGCTCGCGCGTGTCCGTTGCCGATCTCTTCACCGCGATGGGCGACCGCGCCTTCGGTGCGTTGCTGCTGATCTTTGCGCTTCCGAATGTCGTGCCTACGCCCCCAGGAACGTCTGCGATCACTGGTGCGCCGCTGGTATTTCTGGCGGCGCAATTGATGCTGGGCCAGTCGCCGTGGCTGCCGAAGATCATCGCCAACAGGTCGATGGCGCGCGAGGATTTTGCAGCGATCGTCCTGCGCATTTCACCCTGGCTGGCGCGGGGCGAGCGCATGCTGCGTCCCAGGCTGACCTTCCTTGTCTATCCCCCTGTGGAATATGTGACCGGACTGCTCTGCCTGATCCTGGCGATCATTTTGGCGCTGCCGGTACCGCTCGGCAATATCCTCCCGGCAGTTGCCATATGCCTGTTCTCGTTCGGGATTCTGGAGCGCGATGGGCTTTGCATCCTGTTCGGGCTGTTGACATTCGTGCTATCGCTGGTGGTGGTCGCGGGCGTCTTGTTTGCAATCGTGAAGGGGTTCATCCTGCTCGTGTCCGCGACGTTTTTCTAA
- a CDS encoding sulfate transporter family protein — protein MILDAAALAARNLFAAETRSVFWKVLGLTALVLVALWLALRETFIAYAMPLIDGFIPDLPAWAGWLSFVFGILASIGLALGVALLMSSVTAIIAGLFLDDVAEVIEKRDYPDDPAGLAMPLLSSIATSLKFFCVVVLGNLVALMLLFIPGVNLVAFFLVNGYLLGREFFEFAAMRFRTPAEAKQFRSKHGGTIFLAGLVIAGFLAVPILNLLTPLFAAGLMVHLHKLLSARDPQFRT, from the coding sequence ATGATCCTCGATGCTGCAGCGCTTGCCGCCCGTAACCTGTTTGCTGCCGAAACCCGTTCCGTATTCTGGAAAGTGCTGGGCCTGACGGCGCTGGTGCTGGTCGCCCTTTGGCTGGCGCTTCGCGAGACCTTCATCGCCTATGCCATGCCGTTGATCGACGGTTTCATTCCCGATCTGCCGGCCTGGGCCGGCTGGCTGAGCTTCGTCTTCGGCATCCTCGCCAGCATCGGTCTCGCGCTCGGCGTGGCGTTGCTGATGTCGTCGGTGACGGCCATCATTGCCGGCCTGTTTCTCGACGATGTGGCGGAAGTGATCGAAAAACGCGATTATCCGGACGATCCGGCCGGTCTCGCCATGCCGCTTTTGTCCAGCATTGCAACCTCGCTGAAATTCTTCTGCGTCGTTGTGCTCGGCAATCTCGTGGCGCTGATGCTGCTGTTCATTCCGGGCGTCAATCTCGTCGCCTTCTTCCTGGTCAACGGCTATCTGCTCGGACGGGAATTCTTCGAATTCGCCGCCATGCGCTTTCGCACGCCTGCAGAAGCAAAGCAGTTCCGCTCCAAACATGGCGGCACGATCTTTCTCGCCGGGCTGGTGATCGCCGGCTTCCTCGCGGTGCCGATCCTCAATCTGTTGACGCCGCTGTTTGCGGCCGGCCTGATGGTGCATCTGCACAAGCTGCTGAGCGCCCGCGATCCACAATTCAGGACCTGA
- a CDS encoding ABC transporter ATP-binding protein, with translation MADVELGTGGTIEPVLSVCNLTTSFRVGTEWRSVVRNMSFDIAPKETVAIVGESGSGKSVTSLSVMRLLPSASSRIEGSVRLQGRELLTLEPEAMRRVRGNEIAMIFQEPMTSLNPIFPIGKQIAEAITCHQNVSQSDARAEVLRLLDKVRIPNAKSRFDDYPHQFSGGMRQRVMIAMALASRPKLLIADEPTTALDVTIQGQILDLLKILQDEEDMAVLFITHDMGVVAEVSDRTIVMFRGEAVETGTTDAIFNRGTHPYTRALLSAVPKLGSMGGRQRPMRFPVIDIKSGETLVPETEAAGVDEASRPILEVKNMTTRFDIRSGLLGRKSGAVHAVENVSFDLRPGETLALVGESGCGKSTTGRSITRLVEPSSGQISMDGYNVASLDSMALRRMRRSIQMVFQDPFASLDPRMSIGQAVMEPFIEHQLGTKAQAREKAANLLERVGLGAEMMPRYPHEFSGGQRQRIAIARSLMLDPKVIVADEAVSALDVSIKAQVCNLLLDLQQSFNLAYLFISHDMAVVERVSHRVAVMYLGEIVEIGPRQAVFENPQHAYTRKLMAAVPVPDPSRRRAKRNLSTDEIKSPIRPLGFTPPVRQYREVAAGHLVQL, from the coding sequence ATGGCTGACGTGGAATTGGGAACTGGCGGCACAATCGAGCCCGTGTTGTCGGTGTGCAATCTGACGACGTCGTTCCGGGTTGGCACGGAATGGCGTTCTGTCGTTCGCAACATGAGCTTCGATATCGCGCCAAAGGAGACGGTCGCAATCGTCGGCGAATCCGGCTCGGGCAAGAGCGTCACGTCCTTGTCGGTCATGCGGCTCCTGCCTTCGGCGTCGAGCCGCATCGAAGGCAGCGTCAGGCTTCAGGGGCGCGAGTTGCTGACGCTCGAGCCGGAAGCGATGCGCCGGGTGCGTGGCAACGAGATCGCGATGATCTTCCAGGAGCCGATGACCAGTCTCAATCCGATCTTCCCGATCGGAAAGCAGATCGCCGAGGCGATCACCTGCCACCAGAACGTCTCGCAATCAGATGCCAGAGCGGAGGTGCTGCGGCTGCTCGACAAGGTTCGCATTCCGAATGCCAAGAGCCGCTTCGACGACTACCCGCATCAGTTTTCCGGCGGCATGCGCCAGCGCGTGATGATCGCCATGGCACTGGCTTCCAGGCCGAAGTTGCTGATTGCCGACGAACCGACAACCGCGCTCGACGTGACGATCCAGGGGCAGATCCTCGACCTTCTCAAGATTCTGCAGGACGAGGAAGACATGGCCGTGCTGTTCATCACCCATGACATGGGCGTGGTGGCGGAGGTGTCGGACCGGACGATCGTGATGTTCCGTGGCGAGGCGGTGGAGACGGGAACGACGGATGCCATCTTCAACCGCGGCACACATCCCTATACGCGGGCGCTCCTGTCCGCCGTGCCGAAGCTCGGCTCGATGGGCGGGCGCCAGCGACCCATGCGCTTTCCGGTGATCGACATCAAGAGTGGCGAGACGCTGGTGCCTGAAACGGAAGCGGCGGGTGTTGACGAAGCCAGCCGGCCGATCCTCGAAGTGAAGAACATGACGACGCGCTTCGATATCCGGTCCGGCCTGCTTGGCCGCAAGAGCGGCGCGGTGCATGCCGTCGAAAATGTCTCCTTCGATCTCAGGCCGGGCGAGACCCTGGCTCTGGTGGGCGAGTCCGGTTGCGGAAAGTCGACCACCGGTCGCTCGATCACCCGCCTGGTCGAACCGAGTTCGGGCCAGATCTCGATGGACGGGTACAACGTGGCAAGCCTCGACAGCATGGCATTGCGGCGCATGCGGCGCAGCATCCAGATGGTGTTCCAGGACCCGTTCGCCAGCCTCGATCCGCGCATGAGCATCGGGCAGGCGGTGATGGAGCCGTTCATCGAGCACCAGCTTGGCACCAAGGCGCAGGCGCGCGAGAAGGCAGCCAACCTTTTGGAGCGCGTCGGTCTCGGGGCCGAGATGATGCCGCGCTATCCGCACGAATTTTCCGGCGGCCAGCGCCAGCGTATCGCGATCGCCCGCTCGTTGATGCTCGATCCGAAGGTCATCGTTGCCGACGAGGCGGTCTCGGCGCTCGATGTGTCGATCAAGGCGCAGGTGTGCAACCTGCTGCTCGACCTGCAGCAGAGCTTCAATCTCGCCTATCTGTTCATCAGCCACGACATGGCGGTGGTCGAGCGGGTCAGCCACCGGGTTGCGGTGATGTATCTGGGTGAAATCGTCGAGATCGGTCCGCGCCAGGCGGTGTTCGAAAATCCGCAGCATGCCTATACCAGGAAGCTGATGGCGGCCGTGCCGGTGCCGGATCCCTCGCGGCGGCGGGCCAAGCGAAACCTGTCGACGGATGAAATCAAGAGCCCGATCCGGCCGCTTGGTTTCACGCCGCCGGTGCGACAATACCGCGAGGTCGCGGCCGGTCATCTTGTGCAGCTGTAG
- a CDS encoding ABC transporter permease: MFTFTIRRLLFAIPTLLAISFIIFALLDLAPSDPLSDLPLTIPPEVREQIRAAMGLDQPFLIRYLKWLQQFFINEPLNIFEQLTGLTIGTGERMRVLSWATRSPVVDLIVQRLPQTLWVVGLSYLFGVLLAIPIGVISAYRQYSIFDQVGTFISMVGYSVPTFFTGVLLIVVFSSWLQWFPSIYDTNLVVDSWSSFVLQVKQMFLPVLVLTLYNTSQISRFVRASMLDNLHMDYVRTARAKGVKEKVVLLVHVLRNSLIPVVTVIALGVPTIFSGAIITEQVFRVNGLGQLLITAIQGADIPLVQTLTFIFAVLIVLFNLIADVLYGILDPRIRYD; this comes from the coding sequence ATGTTCACCTTTACGATTCGGCGATTGCTGTTTGCGATCCCGACATTGCTGGCGATCAGCTTCATCATCTTCGCACTGCTCGATCTCGCCCCCAGCGACCCGCTGAGCGACCTGCCGCTGACCATTCCGCCCGAGGTGCGCGAGCAGATCCGCGCCGCCATGGGCCTCGATCAGCCCTTCCTCATCCGCTATCTGAAATGGCTGCAGCAGTTCTTCATCAATGAACCGCTCAACATCTTCGAACAGCTGACCGGCCTGACAATCGGCACCGGCGAGCGCATGCGGGTCCTGTCCTGGGCGACGCGCAGCCCGGTGGTCGACCTGATCGTCCAGCGCCTGCCGCAGACGCTCTGGGTCGTCGGCCTGTCCTATCTCTTCGGCGTGCTGCTGGCGATCCCGATCGGCGTCATCTCCGCCTACCGCCAGTACTCGATCTTCGACCAGGTCGGCACCTTCATCTCGATGGTCGGATATTCCGTTCCGACCTTCTTCACCGGCGTGCTGCTGATCGTCGTCTTCTCCTCCTGGCTGCAATGGTTTCCGTCGATCTACGACACCAATCTCGTCGTCGACAGCTGGTCGAGCTTCGTCCTGCAGGTCAAGCAGATGTTCCTGCCCGTGCTGGTGCTGACGCTTTACAACACCTCGCAGATCAGCCGCTTCGTCCGCGCCTCGATGCTCGACAACCTGCATATGGATTATGTCCGAACGGCGCGCGCCAAGGGCGTGAAAGAAAAGGTCGTGCTTCTGGTGCATGTGCTGCGCAATAGCCTGATCCCGGTGGTCACCGTGATCGCGCTCGGTGTTCCCACCATCTTTTCCGGCGCAATCATCACCGAACAGGTGTTCCGGGTGAACGGCCTCGGCCAGCTGCTGATCACCGCGATCCAGGGCGCCGACATTCCCCTCGTCCAGACGCTGACCTTCATCTTCGCGGTGCTGATCGTTCTCTTCAACCTGATTGCCGACGTTCTCTACGGCATCCTTGACCCGAGGATTCGCTATGACTGA
- a CDS encoding M20 aminoacylase family protein, with translation MPVLNRASELQPEVAEWRRHLHENPELLFDVHGTAAFVADKLKEFGCDIVQTGIGRTGVVGLIKGSRGDGPAIGFRADMDALPILEASGKEWASKTPGKMHACGHDGHTAMLLGAAKYLAETRNFRGSIAVIFQPAEEGGGGGREMVADGMMETFGISQVYGMHNHPGMKVGTFSTRKGSVMAAADQFDIEIHGRSGHAAQPHKSIDPVLAAAQVVVALQSIAARETDPLNSVVVTVTKIHGGDAYNVIPDGVKLSGTVRTLLPELRDMAEKRLGEIATGIAMAMGAKAEVQYHRGYPVTFNHHAETDFALDVLRKVVGNQAVSDEFPPAMGAEDFSYMLEARPGAFVFIGNGDTANLHNSAYDFNDEAIPYGISYWVTLAETALAA, from the coding sequence ATGCCAGTTCTGAACCGCGCCAGCGAACTCCAGCCGGAGGTGGCCGAATGGCGCCGGCACCTGCACGAAAATCCCGAGCTGCTGTTCGATGTGCATGGAACGGCTGCCTTCGTTGCGGACAAGCTGAAGGAATTCGGCTGCGATATCGTCCAGACCGGGATCGGCAGAACCGGTGTCGTCGGCCTGATCAAGGGCAGCCGCGGCGACGGCCCGGCGATCGGTTTCAGGGCCGACATGGATGCCCTGCCGATCCTCGAGGCGAGCGGCAAGGAATGGGCGTCGAAGACACCGGGCAAGATGCATGCCTGCGGTCACGACGGCCACACGGCCATGTTGCTCGGTGCCGCCAAGTATCTTGCCGAGACGCGCAATTTTCGCGGATCGATTGCCGTGATCTTCCAGCCGGCAGAAGAGGGCGGCGGCGGTGGCCGTGAAATGGTCGCCGACGGCATGATGGAGACTTTCGGCATCAGCCAAGTCTACGGCATGCACAATCATCCGGGCATGAAGGTGGGAACGTTTTCCACCCGCAAGGGATCGGTGATGGCGGCTGCCGACCAGTTCGACATCGAGATCCATGGTCGCAGCGGCCATGCCGCCCAGCCGCACAAGAGCATCGATCCGGTGCTGGCGGCGGCCCAGGTGGTCGTTGCGCTGCAGTCGATCGCGGCCCGCGAAACCGATCCGCTGAATTCCGTGGTCGTCACCGTCACCAAGATCCATGGCGGTGATGCCTATAACGTCATTCCCGACGGCGTGAAGTTGTCCGGCACGGTGCGCACCCTTTTACCCGAACTGCGCGATATGGCGGAAAAGCGTCTGGGCGAAATCGCGACCGGCATCGCCATGGCCATGGGCGCCAAGGCCGAGGTGCAGTATCATCGTGGCTATCCCGTCACCTTCAACCATCATGCCGAGACCGATTTTGCGCTCGACGTGCTGCGCAAGGTGGTCGGCAACCAGGCGGTCAGCGACGAATTTCCGCCGGCCATGGGCGCCGAAGACTTTTCCTACATGCTGGAGGCCCGTCCGGGCGCCTTCGTGTTCATCGGCAATGGCGATACGGCGAACCTGCACAATTCGGCCTATGACTTCAACGACGAGGCGATCCCCTACGGCATCAGCTACTGGGTGACGCTGGCCGAAACGGCGCTTGCCGCCTGA
- a CDS encoding VOC family protein, producing the protein MQPLTIRVARPSDNLDALRQFYCGGLGLDLLYEFAGHDGFDGIMVGQRGVPYHFEFTKKAGHPVGRAPTEDNLIVFYIPDQTEWNASVARMVSSGFPPVPAFNPYWDRNGKTFEDPDGYRVVLQHAAWD; encoded by the coding sequence TTGCAACCTCTAACAATCCGCGTAGCGCGGCCAAGCGATAATTTGGATGCCCTTCGCCAATTTTACTGTGGGGGACTTGGGCTCGACTTATTGTACGAATTTGCAGGGCACGATGGCTTCGACGGCATAATGGTCGGCCAGCGTGGAGTTCCATATCATTTTGAGTTCACGAAAAAAGCAGGACATCCAGTCGGCCGTGCCCCAACTGAAGACAACTTGATCGTCTTTTATATCCCCGATCAAACGGAGTGGAACGCGTCCGTTGCCCGCATGGTATCGTCTGGGTTTCCGCCCGTTCCTGCGTTTAATCCCTACTGGGATCGAAATGGTAAAACCTTCGAAGACCCAGACGGCTACAGGGTCGTCCTACAACACGCGGCCTGGGATTAG
- a CDS encoding peptide ABC transporter substrate-binding protein, with protein sequence MKKLHLILAASAAALTISGAPALADRGTDGDLKIIFWQAVSTMNPYLSGGTKEVYGASMVIEPLARYDETGALVPMLATEIPTVENGGVAADLKSITWKLKPDLKWSDGTPVTADDAIFTWKYCTAPDGGCAQGAYFEGVSNVEAVDASTIKISFTDPKPYPYSALVGGQSPLIQAAQFKDCLGAKAPECTAANFGPIGTGPFVVKEFKPNDVVTFTANPNYRDAAKPAFASVTLKGGGDAASAARSVLETGEFDYAWNMQVEPEVLATMMQAGKGKIEVAFGTQVERIDLNPFGVDPSLGDKRSTKEAGPHPALKDPAVRKALSLAIDRDIIDEAGYGDNGKPTCNILPAPDIYVSTAVDWCLKQDLEAANKLLDDAGWKMGGDGIREKDGVKLSFLYQTSTNSVRQATQALVKDMWSQIGVTVELRNVSANVFFGGDPASPDTFQKFMADVQMYTNNFDGTDPEKYMAGWMCDKIPSPASGWQGENIVRYCNPEYDTLVKELGKTGKLEDRAVIAKKLNDMLSNDVAQIPLIHRGQPSAVSATLEGVKMNAWDSELWNVADWSRKK encoded by the coding sequence ATGAAGAAACTGCACCTTATCCTTGCGGCGTCGGCTGCCGCATTGACCATTTCCGGCGCCCCGGCCCTGGCCGATCGCGGCACCGATGGCGACCTCAAGATCATCTTCTGGCAGGCCGTCTCGACGATGAATCCCTACCTGTCCGGCGGCACCAAGGAAGTCTACGGGGCCTCGATGGTCATCGAGCCGCTCGCCCGCTACGACGAGACCGGTGCGCTGGTGCCGATGCTCGCGACCGAGATCCCGACCGTCGAGAATGGCGGCGTCGCGGCCGACCTGAAGAGCATCACCTGGAAGCTGAAGCCGGATCTGAAATGGTCTGACGGCACGCCGGTGACCGCCGATGACGCCATCTTCACCTGGAAATATTGCACCGCGCCGGATGGCGGCTGCGCCCAGGGCGCCTATTTCGAGGGCGTGAGCAATGTCGAGGCCGTCGACGCCTCCACCATCAAGATCTCGTTCACCGACCCCAAGCCTTATCCCTATAGCGCGCTCGTCGGCGGCCAGTCGCCGCTGATCCAGGCAGCGCAGTTCAAGGATTGCCTCGGCGCCAAGGCCCCCGAATGCACCGCGGCCAATTTCGGCCCGATCGGCACCGGCCCCTTCGTCGTCAAGGAATTCAAGCCGAATGACGTGGTGACCTTCACCGCCAATCCGAACTACCGCGATGCCGCCAAGCCCGCCTTTGCCTCGGTCACCCTCAAGGGCGGCGGCGATGCGGCATCGGCGGCACGCTCGGTGCTCGAGACCGGCGAATTCGACTATGCCTGGAACATGCAGGTCGAGCCGGAAGTGCTGGCCACGATGATGCAGGCCGGCAAGGGCAAGATCGAGGTCGCCTTCGGCACCCAGGTCGAACGTATCGACCTCAACCCCTTCGGCGTCGACCCCTCGCTCGGCGACAAGCGCTCGACCAAGGAGGCAGGCCCGCATCCGGCCCTGAAGGACCCGGCCGTGCGCAAGGCGCTGTCGCTCGCCATCGACCGCGACATCATCGATGAAGCCGGCTACGGCGACAACGGCAAGCCGACATGCAACATTCTGCCGGCGCCCGATATCTATGTCTCGACCGCCGTCGACTGGTGCCTGAAGCAGGATCTCGAAGCGGCCAACAAGCTGCTCGACGATGCCGGCTGGAAGATGGGCGGCGACGGCATCCGCGAAAAGGACGGTGTCAAGCTCTCCTTCCTCTACCAGACCTCGACCAATTCCGTCCGCCAGGCAACCCAGGCGCTGGTCAAGGACATGTGGAGCCAGATCGGCGTCACCGTCGAACTGCGCAACGTCTCGGCCAACGTCTTCTTCGGCGGCGACCCGGCCTCTCCGGACACGTTCCAGAAGTTCATGGCCGATGTGCAGATGTACACCAACAACTTCGACGGCACAGACCCGGAAAAATACATGGCCGGCTGGATGTGCGACAAGATCCCGAGCCCGGCCAGCGGCTGGCAGGGTGAGAACATCGTCCGCTACTGCAACCCGGAATACGACACCCTGGTCAAGGAACTCGGCAAGACCGGCAAGCTCGAGGACCGTGCCGTGATCGCCAAGAAGCTCAACGACATGCTGAGCAATGACGTGGCGCAGATCCCGCTGATCCATCGCGGTCAGCCGTCCGCCGTTTCCGCGACGCTGGAAGGCGTCAAGATGAACGCCTGGGACAGCGAGTTGTGGAACGTCGCCGACTGGTCGCGCAAGAAATGA
- a CDS encoding carbon-nitrogen hydrolase family protein, which yields MLISLYQMQPVSGDVPGNIGKIAQAAMAAAEMGADVLVTPELGTSGYALGPRFAEVAETRDGSIVEALSEIAADCGLAICAGFPERDGDQVFNSAVVVRPDGSLEFYRKGHLYGDGERAAFVPGADSPHVFDLFGIKTGMLICYDVEFPEYVRTLALAGAELVLVPTALPAGIISRRVADMVVPTRAFENGLFLVYADLCGTEGELSYTGRSVILAPDGDELARAGTGETLLVAKIDLGAYGEAKAQNPYLTDRRPSLYRLG from the coding sequence ATGTTGATCTCGCTCTACCAGATGCAGCCGGTTTCCGGCGATGTACCGGGCAATATCGGCAAGATCGCCCAGGCGGCAATGGCTGCGGCCGAAATGGGAGCGGATGTTCTGGTCACGCCGGAGCTCGGCACCAGCGGCTATGCGCTCGGACCGCGCTTTGCCGAGGTGGCCGAGACGCGTGACGGCTCGATCGTCGAGGCGCTCAGCGAGATTGCCGCCGATTGCGGCCTCGCCATCTGCGCCGGCTTTCCCGAGCGCGACGGCGACCAGGTGTTCAACTCGGCCGTCGTCGTGCGGCCCGACGGATCGCTGGAATTCTATCGCAAGGGCCATCTCTACGGCGATGGCGAGCGCGCCGCCTTCGTGCCCGGTGCCGATAGCCCGCATGTGTTTGATCTCTTCGGCATCAAGACCGGCATGCTGATCTGCTATGATGTCGAATTCCCGGAATATGTGCGCACACTGGCTCTGGCCGGTGCCGAACTGGTGCTTGTGCCCACCGCCCTGCCGGCCGGTATCATCAGCCGACGGGTTGCCGACATGGTGGTGCCGACCCGTGCCTTCGAAAACGGCCTCTTCCTCGTCTATGCCGATCTTTGCGGCACCGAGGGCGAACTGTCCTATACCGGGCGCTCGGTGATCCTTGCGCCGGATGGCGACGAACTGGCGCGTGCCGGCACGGGGGAAACGCTGCTGGTGGCGAAGATCGACCTTGGCGCCTATGGCGAGGCAAAGGCGCAGAACCCCTATCTGACCGACCGTCGCCCCTCGCTCTACCGGCTCGGCTGA
- a CDS encoding DUF2244 domain-containing protein, protein MEGNVEQAAETPIFAAELTPYRSLGPKGFRVLLVLTGGICLVHSLFFLSTGAWPIGLFFGLDFLLLYGAFRMNYRSGRAREEIVVSRTRLSIRKFTPAGRMTEHRFNTFWARFFVRRHEEIGIVSMQVTGEGRRTDIGSFLNPDDRESFAKAFRGALATAKQRI, encoded by the coding sequence ATGGAAGGCAATGTCGAGCAGGCCGCGGAGACGCCGATTTTTGCAGCGGAGCTCACGCCCTATCGATCGCTGGGGCCGAAGGGCTTTCGCGTGCTTCTCGTCCTCACAGGCGGGATCTGCCTTGTGCATTCCCTCTTCTTCCTGTCGACCGGGGCTTGGCCGATCGGCCTGTTTTTCGGGCTCGACTTCCTGCTGCTCTATGGTGCCTTCCGGATGAACTATCGTTCAGGCCGGGCGCGCGAGGAAATCGTCGTGTCGCGCACCAGGCTGTCGATCCGCAAGTTTACGCCCGCAGGCCGCATGACCGAGCATCGCTTCAACACGTTCTGGGCGCGGTTCTTCGTGCGCCGCCACGAGGAAATCGGCATCGTGTCGATGCAGGTGACCGGCGAAGGACGGCGCACCGATATCGGCTCCTTCCTCAATCCCGATGATCGCGAGAGCTTCGCCAAGGCGTTTCGCGGCGCGCTGGCGACGGCAAAACAGCGGATCTGA
- the nth gene encoding endonuclease III, with product MTLAKPKSSTQSLKKSNQPARKSAATSRRTAYSRAELEEIFRRFSVQRPEPKGELEHVNPFTLVVAVALSAQATDAGVNKATRALFKVADTPEKMLALGEDKVRDYIKTIGLYRNKAKNVIALSRMLVDDFGSVVPKTREELVKLPGVGRKTANVVLSMAFGIPTMAVDTHILRIANRIRLAPAKTPDAIEDILMKIVPEHYLFHAHHWLILHGRYCCKARKPECERCVIADICKSAEKTCDIPAPLVELPQQVISSVE from the coding sequence ATGACCCTTGCGAAGCCGAAATCCAGCACCCAAAGCTTGAAAAAGTCAAATCAACCGGCACGAAAATCGGCAGCGACAAGCCGTCGCACGGCCTATTCCCGCGCCGAACTGGAGGAGATCTTCCGCCGCTTCTCGGTCCAGCGGCCGGAACCCAAGGGTGAACTGGAACACGTCAATCCGTTCACACTCGTCGTCGCGGTCGCGCTGTCCGCCCAGGCAACCGACGCCGGCGTCAACAAGGCGACGCGAGCCCTGTTCAAGGTGGCCGATACGCCGGAAAAGATGCTCGCCCTCGGCGAGGACAAGGTCCGTGACTACATCAAGACCATCGGGCTCTATCGCAACAAGGCGAAGAACGTGATTGCGCTCAGCCGGATGCTCGTCGACGATTTCGGCAGTGTCGTGCCGAAGACGCGGGAGGAACTGGTGAAGCTGCCGGGCGTCGGGCGCAAGACGGCCAATGTCGTCCTGTCCATGGCCTTCGGCATCCCGACCATGGCGGTCGACACCCATATCCTGCGCATCGCCAACCGCATCAGGCTCGCCCCGGCCAAGACGCCGGACGCGATCGAAGACATCCTGATGAAGATCGTGCCGGAGCACTACCTGTTCCATGCCCATCACTGGCTGATCCTGCATGGACGCTACTGTTGCAAGGCGCGCAAGCCCGAATGCGAGCGCTGCGTGATCGCCGACATCTGCAAGTCGGCGGAAAAGACCTGCGATATCCCGGCGCCGCTGGTCGAACTGCCGCAGCAGGTGATCAGCAGCGTCGAATGA